AGCCGTCCGGAGGGCCGGAGGCCGAGCTGTGGCTCGGCGCGCACGACGGCTCGCCGACGCGCGTGGTCGACCCGGCGGCGGCCGGCGGCGCGCCCACGCTGGCCGAGTGGATCCGCGCGGACCCCGCCACGACGCTCGGCCCGCTCGCCGAGGGCCTGCGCCCGGGCGACGGCCCCGGCCTCCCGTTCCTCCTCAAGGTGCTCGCCGCCGGCGGCCCGCTCTCGCTCCAGGCGCACCCCGACCTTCACCGTGCGCGCCTCGGCTTCCGCGACGAGGAGGACCGCGGGATCCCGATCGACGCCCCGCACCGCAACTACAAGGACCCGCTGCACAAGCCCGAGCTCGTCTACGCGCTGAGCGACGAGTTCCACGCGCTCTGCGGCTTCCGCCCGCTCGCGGAGGTGCGCCAGGTCTTCACGCTGCTGCTCACCCTGGACGCGTCGGGACCGGACTCCGACCCGGCCGTCATCCGGTCCGTCCTCACGCGCCTCACGGGCTCCGAGGCCGACGTGCTGCGCGACGTGTTCGCCTTCCTCATGGGCGGCGGATCCGAGGTGCGCCGGCTCGTCGACCGCGTCACCCTCCTGGCGAACCTCGCCTCCGACAGGCAGTGCCGCGAGTTCTCGACGGAGATGCGCACCGTCCGCGAGCTCGCGGAGGCGTACCCGGGCGACCCCGGCATCGTCACGTCGCTGCTGCTGAACCGCGTGACCCTCCGCCGCGGCGAGGCGCTGTACCTCCCC
This is a stretch of genomic DNA from Clavibacter zhangzhiyongii. It encodes these proteins:
- the manA gene encoding mannose-6-phosphate isomerase, class I; amino-acid sequence: MFTALANTPRDYAWGSTTAIAELLGREPSGGPEAELWLGAHDGSPTRVVDPAAAGGAPTLAEWIRADPATTLGPLAEGLRPGDGPGLPFLLKVLAAGGPLSLQAHPDLHRARLGFRDEEDRGIPIDAPHRNYKDPLHKPELVYALSDEFHALCGFRPLAEVRQVFTLLLTLDASGPDSDPAVIRSVLTRLTGSEADVLRDVFAFLMGGGSEVRRLVDRVTLLANLASDRQCREFSTEMRTVRELAEAYPGDPGIVTSLLLNRVTLRRGEALYLPAGNIHAYLHGLGIELMAASDNVLRGGLTPKHVDVPELLDVLEFQALPVPYLAPEHAAPGVELYRPDVPDFLLARIAPATRDAAADDAGASVVVVDGPTIVLCTSGEVTLRGEASTVVVGRGEAVFATPDEGRIVLTGEGEAFLATTPAPGPDAADEDASA